One window from the genome of Salvia miltiorrhiza cultivar Shanhuang (shh) chromosome 7, IMPLAD_Smil_shh, whole genome shotgun sequence encodes:
- the LOC130992593 gene encoding uncharacterized protein LOC130992593 isoform X1, which yields MAESSGVGTLHQPAQEDDQNLHAIFDQRYEREEATLMPPRRPNLSSLEIPERSLEAALSDFTRIDIPSPSSTRAGLPPRPSSAKLKSSVKNMLSQKSFRGKIPSQETEKTVLIIPDVPHSDKPSTSRSFSLNKLLFSPSTKSVHSLPVTPTTVADPKPSLENHADLQSKTLQPEATKFMKRSFSVPVNVKTRSLRRTESSGGLIRVISKHHHPTTVENASPDISPETEDAIEDAGEDIPEEEAVCRICLIELGEGGETLKMECSCKGELALAHQECAVKWFSIKGNKTCDVCKQDVRNLPVTLLKLQNHPNVVRRPPVAPQQREPTRYRVWQDVPVLVMVSMLAYFCFLEQLLVADMGPRALAISLPFSCVLGLLSSMIASTMVSKSYIWAYASFQFAIVILFAHIFYAVLNVNPILSVLLSSFTGFGIAISTNSLLVEYLRWRESRHPQTLPQQISSGVQSHRHEQRHHQNRQHHHHYRAQHSDPSNQALQTPVTLTIPAGSSENT from the exons ATGGCGGAGAGTAGTGGCGTTGGAACACTGCATCAACCCGCTCAAGAAGATGACCAAAATCTGCACGCCATCTTTGATCAG AGATATGAAAGAGAAGAAGCCACGTTAATGCCACCCAGACGCCCAAATCTCTCATCCTTGGAAATACCTGAAAGATCTTTGGAAGCTGCATTGTCCGATTTCACAAGGATAGACATCCCCAGTCCCAGTTCTACCAGAGCAGGACTGCCTCCGAGACCCAGTTCGGCGAAACTTAAATCATCTGTTAAGAACATGCTTTCTCAGAAGAGCTTCAGGGGTAAAATCCCATCTCAGGAAACTGAAAAAACAGTTCTTATTATACCAGACGTGCCCCATTCAGACAAGCCTTCAACTTCAAGATCATTTTCCTTAAACAAACTTTTGTTTTCCCCATCAACAAAATCAGTACATTCTTTACCTGTGACACCAACGACAGTGGCTGATCCTAAGCCCTCACTGGAAAATCATGCGGATCTTCAATCCAAAACTCTT CAACCTGAAGCTACGAAATTCATGAAACGCTCTTTTTCAGTTCCAGTTAATGTTAAAACCAGAAGCTTGAGGCGAACAGAATCATCTGGAGGTTTGATACGTGTGATATCAAAGCACCATCACCCTACAACAGTGGAAAATGCCTCCCCTGATATATCTCCCGAAACAGAAGATG CCATAGAAGATGCTGGGGAAGATATTCCCGAGGAAGAGGCTGTTTGTAGAATTTGTTTAATAGAGCTTGGAGAAGGGGGTGAAACACTGAAGATGGAGTGCAGCTGCAAAGGAGAGCTTGCGCTTGCCCACCAAGAGTGTGCTGTGAAGTGGTTTAGCATCAAAGGTAATAAGACCTGTGATGTTTGTAAGCAGGATGTCCGTAACCTCCCAGTAACGTTACTGAAATTACAAAATCATCCTAATGTTGTACGAAGACCACCTGTTGCACCACAACAAAGGGAACCGACTCGTTACAG GGTCTGGCAGGATGTGCCTGTTCTCGTCATGGTCAGCATGCTTGCATATTTCTGCTTTCTGGAGCAGCTTCTG GTAGCTGACATGGGACCTCGAGCACTCGCCATTTCTTTGCCTTTCTCTTGTGTTTTAGGTCTCCTATCATCCATGATAGCATCTACAATGG TGAGCAAGAGTTACATATGGGCTTATGCTTCTTTCCAGTTTGCAATAGTGATCCTATTTGCTCATATTTTTTATGCCGTG CTCAATGTCAATCCTATTCTTTCCGTGTTGCTTTCCTCTTTCACTGGGTTTGGGATTGCGATTAGTACCAATTCACTTCTCGTGGAATACTTAAGATGGAGAGAAAGCCGTCATCCCCAGACCTTACCACAACAAATAAGCAGCGGTGTACAGTCCCATCGACATGAACAAAGACACCACCAAAACAGgcagcatcatcatcattatcgGGCCCAACATAGTGATCCAAGTAATCAAGCACTGCAAACTCCAGTGACACTCACAATACCCGCGGGGTCATCAGAAAACACATGA
- the LOC130992593 gene encoding uncharacterized protein LOC130992593 isoform X2 encodes MPPRRPNLSSLEIPERSLEAALSDFTRIDIPSPSSTRAGLPPRPSSAKLKSSVKNMLSQKSFRGKIPSQETEKTVLIIPDVPHSDKPSTSRSFSLNKLLFSPSTKSVHSLPVTPTTVADPKPSLENHADLQSKTLQPEATKFMKRSFSVPVNVKTRSLRRTESSGGLIRVISKHHHPTTVENASPDISPETEDAIEDAGEDIPEEEAVCRICLIELGEGGETLKMECSCKGELALAHQECAVKWFSIKGNKTCDVCKQDVRNLPVTLLKLQNHPNVVRRPPVAPQQREPTRYRVWQDVPVLVMVSMLAYFCFLEQLLVADMGPRALAISLPFSCVLGLLSSMIASTMVSKSYIWAYASFQFAIVILFAHIFYAVLNVNPILSVLLSSFTGFGIAISTNSLLVEYLRWRESRHPQTLPQQISSGVQSHRHEQRHHQNRQHHHHYRAQHSDPSNQALQTPVTLTIPAGSSENT; translated from the exons ATGCCACCCAGACGCCCAAATCTCTCATCCTTGGAAATACCTGAAAGATCTTTGGAAGCTGCATTGTCCGATTTCACAAGGATAGACATCCCCAGTCCCAGTTCTACCAGAGCAGGACTGCCTCCGAGACCCAGTTCGGCGAAACTTAAATCATCTGTTAAGAACATGCTTTCTCAGAAGAGCTTCAGGGGTAAAATCCCATCTCAGGAAACTGAAAAAACAGTTCTTATTATACCAGACGTGCCCCATTCAGACAAGCCTTCAACTTCAAGATCATTTTCCTTAAACAAACTTTTGTTTTCCCCATCAACAAAATCAGTACATTCTTTACCTGTGACACCAACGACAGTGGCTGATCCTAAGCCCTCACTGGAAAATCATGCGGATCTTCAATCCAAAACTCTT CAACCTGAAGCTACGAAATTCATGAAACGCTCTTTTTCAGTTCCAGTTAATGTTAAAACCAGAAGCTTGAGGCGAACAGAATCATCTGGAGGTTTGATACGTGTGATATCAAAGCACCATCACCCTACAACAGTGGAAAATGCCTCCCCTGATATATCTCCCGAAACAGAAGATG CCATAGAAGATGCTGGGGAAGATATTCCCGAGGAAGAGGCTGTTTGTAGAATTTGTTTAATAGAGCTTGGAGAAGGGGGTGAAACACTGAAGATGGAGTGCAGCTGCAAAGGAGAGCTTGCGCTTGCCCACCAAGAGTGTGCTGTGAAGTGGTTTAGCATCAAAGGTAATAAGACCTGTGATGTTTGTAAGCAGGATGTCCGTAACCTCCCAGTAACGTTACTGAAATTACAAAATCATCCTAATGTTGTACGAAGACCACCTGTTGCACCACAACAAAGGGAACCGACTCGTTACAG GGTCTGGCAGGATGTGCCTGTTCTCGTCATGGTCAGCATGCTTGCATATTTCTGCTTTCTGGAGCAGCTTCTG GTAGCTGACATGGGACCTCGAGCACTCGCCATTTCTTTGCCTTTCTCTTGTGTTTTAGGTCTCCTATCATCCATGATAGCATCTACAATGG TGAGCAAGAGTTACATATGGGCTTATGCTTCTTTCCAGTTTGCAATAGTGATCCTATTTGCTCATATTTTTTATGCCGTG CTCAATGTCAATCCTATTCTTTCCGTGTTGCTTTCCTCTTTCACTGGGTTTGGGATTGCGATTAGTACCAATTCACTTCTCGTGGAATACTTAAGATGGAGAGAAAGCCGTCATCCCCAGACCTTACCACAACAAATAAGCAGCGGTGTACAGTCCCATCGACATGAACAAAGACACCACCAAAACAGgcagcatcatcatcattatcgGGCCCAACATAGTGATCCAAGTAATCAAGCACTGCAAACTCCAGTGACACTCACAATACCCGCGGGGTCATCAGAAAACACATGA